The Musa acuminata AAA Group cultivar baxijiao chromosome BXJ1-3, Cavendish_Baxijiao_AAA, whole genome shotgun sequence genome window below encodes:
- the LOC135631764 gene encoding FCS-Like Zinc finger 8-like isoform X1, with translation MFLRTKIQDIMLRKRSRAVGSKQGIMSDIPSLPSPVAASLFTSPRLYSPKNIADPEAAVSPTSILETKPFSVIRNPFFSNGNKLLPQEDVESGATGLGLLDALTNDDSFNSTSRPEKRMVVFGSQLKIQIPPPPPPTSQSSSISPMRSSGESLHSPTEFGIKTRNSQLALLPGMHSSPPRFFTGRLPPPEMELSEDYTRVILHGPNPRTTHIFDNCIIESCTNGFATPMSERRSSSDRPGYAVDDFLSFCYGCKKKFGSGEDIYMYRGDKAFCSHECRHHEMLLDEGKNKC, from the exons ATGTTTCTGAGAACAAAGATTCAGGATATTATGCTGAGGAAGAGGTCGAGAGCAGTCGGCAGCAAGCAAGGCATTATGTCTGACATCCCCTCCCTCCCATCTCCCGTTGCTGCCTCTCTCTTCACCTCTCCAAGGCTCTACTCCCCAAAAAACATAGCAGACCCCGAAGCAGCTGTGAGCCCAACTTCCATACTGGAAACCAAGCCCTTCTCTGTCATTAGGAACCCCTTCTTCTCTAATGGAAACAAACTCCTTCCTCAGGAGGATGTGGAGTCGGGAGCCACTGGACTTGGCCTTCTTGATGCTCTCACCAATGACGACTCTTTTAACAGTACTTCCAGGCCAGAGAAGAGGATGGTGGTGTTTGGGTCTCAGCTTAAGATTCaaatacctcctcctcctcctcctacttctCAGTCCAGCTCAATTTCGCCTATGCGCTCCTCCGGCGAGTCCCTCCACTCACCTACAGAGTTCGGCATCAAAACTAGGAACTCGCAGTTGGCTTTGCTCCCTGGTATGCATAGTTCTCCTCCTCGGTTCTTCACCGGGCGCCTTCCACCGCCGGAGATGGAGCTGTCGGAGGACTACACTCGCGTGATCTTGCATGGGCCAAATCCGAGGACGACTCATATCTTCGATAACTGCATCATTGAGAGCTGCACTAATGGATTTGCCACTCCAATGAGTGAGCGCAGGTCTTCTAGTGATCGTCCGGGATATGCCGTGGATGATTTCTTGAGCTTTTGCTATGGCTGCAAGAAGAAATTTGGCTCAGGGGAGGATATTTACATGTACAG AGGAGATAAAGCATTCTGTAGCCATGAATGTCGCCACCACGAGATGCTGCTTGATGAGGGAAAGAACAAGTGCTGA
- the LOC135631764 gene encoding FCS-Like Zinc finger 8-like isoform X2, with protein MFLRTKIQDIMLRKRSRAVGSKQGIMSDIPSLPSPVAASLFTSPRLYSPKNIADPEAAEDVESGATGLGLLDALTNDDSFNSTSRPEKRMVVFGSQLKIQIPPPPPPTSQSSSISPMRSSGESLHSPTEFGIKTRNSQLALLPGMHSSPPRFFTGRLPPPEMELSEDYTRVILHGPNPRTTHIFDNCIIESCTNGFATPMSERRSSSDRPGYAVDDFLSFCYGCKKKFGSGEDIYMYRGDKAFCSHECRHHEMLLDEGKNKC; from the exons ATGTTTCTGAGAACAAAGATTCAGGATATTATGCTGAGGAAGAGGTCGAGAGCAGTCGGCAGCAAGCAAGGCATTATGTCTGACATCCCCTCCCTCCCATCTCCCGTTGCTGCCTCTCTCTTCACCTCTCCAAGGCTCTACTCCCCAAAAAACATAGCAGACCCCGAAGCAGCT GAGGATGTGGAGTCGGGAGCCACTGGACTTGGCCTTCTTGATGCTCTCACCAATGACGACTCTTTTAACAGTACTTCCAGGCCAGAGAAGAGGATGGTGGTGTTTGGGTCTCAGCTTAAGATTCaaatacctcctcctcctcctcctacttctCAGTCCAGCTCAATTTCGCCTATGCGCTCCTCCGGCGAGTCCCTCCACTCACCTACAGAGTTCGGCATCAAAACTAGGAACTCGCAGTTGGCTTTGCTCCCTGGTATGCATAGTTCTCCTCCTCGGTTCTTCACCGGGCGCCTTCCACCGCCGGAGATGGAGCTGTCGGAGGACTACACTCGCGTGATCTTGCATGGGCCAAATCCGAGGACGACTCATATCTTCGATAACTGCATCATTGAGAGCTGCACTAATGGATTTGCCACTCCAATGAGTGAGCGCAGGTCTTCTAGTGATCGTCCGGGATATGCCGTGGATGATTTCTTGAGCTTTTGCTATGGCTGCAAGAAGAAATTTGGCTCAGGGGAGGATATTTACATGTACAG AGGAGATAAAGCATTCTGTAGCCATGAATGTCGCCACCACGAGATGCTGCTTGATGAGGGAAAGAACAAGTGCTGA
- the LOC135631770 gene encoding uncharacterized protein LOC135631770, which translates to METLVAVAHHRNQYCSRNKSRITDHFGSSPSKGFRVISCRTFQSGGALLQSPPSEVFSFNSHLERKSSGSYSEPPKRSRRSKPIPINPPPTPKGATFTVDLSYCELWAGPAYSNSPPPSSLPIPKFSLRQKRSVSLDIPVPKSDITLQPMSKSAPSSPTRESTSPVNDFLLNNATATENLRRILHLDIIDD; encoded by the coding sequence ATGGAGACACTAGTTGCGGTTGCGCATCATCGGAACCAATATTGCAGCAGGAACAAGTCCCGGATAACCGATCATTTTGGTTCCTCGCCCTCAAAAGGCTTCAGAGTGATCAGTTGCCGGACCTTTCAGTCCGGTGGGGCTCTTTTGCAGTCGCCTCCCTCTGAAGTTTTCTCATTTAATAGTCATCTGGAACGCAAATCTTCGGGCTCTTACTCTGAACCGCCCAAAAGAAGTAGGAGAAGCAAGCCCATCCCCATAAATCCCCCACCTACTCCAAAAGGTGCCACCTTTACCGTTGATCTCTCTTACTGTGAACTTTGGGCAGGACCAGCCTACTCAAATTCACCCCCTCCCAGTTCTTTGCCAATTCCAAAATTTTCCCTGCGTCAAAAGCGCAGTGTGTCCCTTGACATCCCAGTTCCAAAATCTGATATTACTCTCCAACCTATGTCAAAATCAGCCCCCTCTTCTCCTACCAGAGAGTCCACTTCTCCTGTCAACGACTTTCTTCTTAACAATGCCACTGCTACGGAGAATTTGAGACGAATTCTCCACTTGGATATCATTGATGACTAA
- the LOC135580765 gene encoding probable RNA helicase SDE3: protein MGTIGEKDWDDEYSEISEKPEVEFLDYEDDKSLHSFDPLEGPVQITSPFPFVNGKPQSAFIGETSADSISIKNTTSDPIELWSIRIFSSNPEDSYILSMMKPPADNADMDARRSFVGSTYLEDRVLQPEQTLTIWLSCKPTDIGLHTSVLHFDLEYEKVERVVFLLAEDKVSQALFSDKPYRASSRRKMFDNDRYVAGSRPPRAHTQGIRRYRLPPFDIPQDLREIIENKQVPDVITEGLNRKNYAKFFSTLLVMEEINLEEEMRAYDMECVAMKRRGNYLLSLEVPGLAERRPSLVYGDYILAQLSSDSADDDRLPYQGYIHRVEADEIYLRFDRSFHHKHREDDVYNVSFTYNRVNMRRLYQAVHAAENLGIDLLFPSESHRRRVIERSSFKPFNPYINREQARAVEMILGCRGSHPYVIYGPPGTGKTMTLVEAILQLYTTRRNARILVCASSNSAADHVLEKLLDKDGLGVQESELFRLNATSRAYEDVKPDFIRFCFFDHMVFKCPPLKALLRYKIIISTYMSVSLLYAEGIHKGHFSHILLDEAGQASEPETMIPISNLCARDTVIVLAGDPMQLGPVIYSRKAENYGLGKSYLDRLFECDYYGSSDENYVTKLVRNYRCHPAILDLPSKLFYKGELIACKEDTVSSIYEYADLPNKAFPVLFVGIQGCDEREGNNPSWFNRIEASKVVEIIRKLRRNTDVNEDDIGVITPYRQQVLKLKKALESLELPELKVGSVEQFQGQEREIIIISTVRSTVKHNDFDRAHNLGFLSNPRRFNVAITRAKSLLIIVGNPHIICKDHHWNKLLRHCADNGSNIGCPLPSPERDDYTNDESTEYNYEQNVQHEDGRSDMPSEYQNNVEWNDSGLKTSTDVVKWGDIVIEATGWEDDDASEPYSKSESNQNVHSSNFGRGDEPEENSNSLASGSHGWSDEAVYKPRLAEKENEWSDGWN from the exons GGATGATGAGTACTCGGAGATCAGTGAAAAGCCGGAGGTTGAGTTCTTGGATTACGAGGATGACAAATCTCTTCACAGTTTTGATCCGCTTGAAGGTCCTGTTCAAATCACAAGTCCTTTTCCCTTTGTTAATGGGAAACCGCAGTCTGCCTTTATCGGAGAAACATCAGCAGATTCAATCAGTATCAAGAACACAACCAGTGACCCTATAGAACTATGGAGTATTAGGATTTTCTCATCTAATCCAGAGGACAGCTACATCCTGTCAATGATGAAGCCTCCAGCAGATAATGCTGATATGGACGCAAGGCGTAGCTTTGTTGGGTCAACGTATTTGGAGGATAGGGTGCTTCAGCCGGAACAAACTCTCACGATTTGGCTGTCTTGCAAGCCAACAGATATTGGGCTGCATACTTCTGTTTTGCATTTTGACCTGGAATATGAGAAAGTTGAACGAGTGGTCTTTCTACTAGCGGAAGACAAGGTCTCACAGGCTTTGTTCTCTGACAAGCCTTATAGAGCATCGTCACGGAGGAAAATGTTTGATAATGATCGGTATGTGGCAGGATCTCGTCCACCTCGGGCACATACGCAGGGGATTCGCAGATACAGGCTTCCTCCGTTTGATATACCCCAAGATTTACGTGAAATTATTGAGAATAAACAGGTTCCTGATGTGATTACGGAAGGCTTAAATAGGAAGAACTATGCAAAGTTTTTCAGCACCCTCCTTGTCATGGAAGAAATTAATTTGGAG GAGGAGATGAGAGCATATGACATGGAGTGTGTGGCCATGAAGAGAAGGGGCAACTATTTGTTGTCCCTTGAGGTGCCTGGATTGGCTGAGAGAAGACCCTCACTAGTTTATGGTGACTATATATTGGCGCAGCTATCATCTGACAGTGCAGATGATGATAGACTCCCTTACCAG GGTTACATTCACAGGGTTGAGGCAGATGAAATATATCTGAGATTTGACAGGAGCTTTCACCACAAGCACAGGGAGGATGATGTTTACAATGTCAGCTTCACATACAATAGAGTGAACATGAGAAGGCTGTACCAAGCAGTTCATGCTGCTGAAAATTTAGGGATAGACCTTCTCTTTCCTTCAGAGTCACATCGCAGAAGGGTCATCGAAAGATCGTCTTTCAAACCATTCAATCCATATATAAATAGGGAGCAAGCCCGTGCAGTTGAAATGATACTTGGCTGCAGAGGATCTCATCCTTACGTCATATATGGACCACCAGGGACTGGAAAGACGATGACACTTGTGGAAGCCATATTGCAGCTCTACACAACCAGGAGAAATGCACGGATTCTTGTATGTGCTTCATCAAACAGTGCGGCCGACCATGTTCTGGAGAAACTGCTTGATAAAGATGGACTAGGGGTTCAGGAAAGTGAATTGTTTAGGCTAAACGCAACCAGCCGTGCATATGAGGATGTTAAGCCTGATTTTATTCGTTTTTGCTTCTTTGATCATATGGTCTTCAAATGCCCTCCTCTGAAGGCCTTGCTGCGGTACAAGATCATAATCTCAACCTACATGAGTGTGTCACTATTATATGCTGAAGGCATTCATAAAGGTCATTTCTCCCATATTTTATTGGATGAGGCGGGTCAAGCCTCTGAACCTGAAACCATGATCCCGATATCAAACTTGTGTGCAAGAGACACTGTGATTGTGCTGGCAGGAGACCCTATGCAATTAGGACCTGTTATTTATTCAAGAAAAGCAGAGAATTATGGTTTAGGAAAATCCTACTTAGACAGACTTTTTGAGTGTGATTACTATGGAAGCAGTGATGAGAACTATGTTACAAAGCTGGTGAGGAACTACCGCTGTCACCCTGCAATCTTGGATCTGCCATCAAAGCTTTTCTACAAGGGTGAATTGATTGCTTGTAAAGAAGACACTGTATCATCTATTTATGAATATGCAGACCTTCCCAATAAGGCATTTCCTGTTCTTTTTGTTGGAATTCAAGGTTGTGATGAGAGGGAAGGCAATAATCCATCGTGGTTTAACAGAATTGAAGCCAGCAAAGTGGTAGAGATCATCAGGAAATTAAGGAGGAATACTGATGTAAATGAGGATGATATTGGAGTTATCACTCCATACCGTCAACAAGTTCTCAAATTAAAGAAAGCCCTTGAGTCACTTGAGCTGCCGGAACTGAAAGTTGGCAGTGTTGAGCAATTTCAGGGTCAAGAGAGGGAAATTATAATAATATCTACTGTCAGATCAACGGTGAAGCATAATGACTTTGACCGAGCACACAACTTGGGATTCCTCAGCAACCCTAGAAGGTTTAATGTTGCTATTACCCGTGCTAAATCCTTGCTAATCATTGTGGGAAATCCACACATCATCTGTAAG GATCACCATTGGAATAAGCTTCTCAGGCACTGTGCAGATAATGGTTCTAACATAGGATGTCCTCTTCCTTCACCTGAAAGGGATGACTATACTAATGATGAGTCTACCGAATACAATTACGAACAAAATGTTCAACATGAAGATGGTCGGAGTGATATGCCCAGTGAGTACCAGAACAATGTTGAGTGGAATGACAGTGGCTTAAAAACAAGCACAGATGTGGTTAAATGGGGTGATATCGTCATAGAGGCGACCGGGTGGGAAGATGATGATGCTTCGGAACCCTACTCTAAAAGTGAAAGCAACCAAAACGTGCACTCAAGCAACTTTGGTCGGGGTGATGAGCCTGAAGAAAACAGTAATTCATTAGCCTCAGGAAGTCACGGATGGAGTGACGAGGCGGTGTACAAACCTCGACTTGCAGAGAAAGAAAACGAATGGTCTGATGGGTGGAACTAA